One Defluviimonas aquaemixtae DNA segment encodes these proteins:
- a CDS encoding cytochrome c1 translates to MLKKVAIIGASILALTGGALSAAESEQHIEDVAFSFEGPFGKYDEFQLQRGLQVYTEVCAACHGLQYVPIRTLADEGGPHLPEDQVRAYAAQFTAVDPETGEEREATPNDHFPKSVLENAPDLSLMAKARAGFHGPYGTGINQFIQGIGGPEYIVSILAGYTGEEVEQAGTLFYENTAFPGGLIAMNPPLSDDLVTYADGHEATVHHMAEDVAAFLMWAAEPKMMARKQVGFVAVLFLGLLTVLLYLTNKKLWAPYKGKKSA, encoded by the coding sequence ATGTTGAAGAAAGTTGCAATCATCGGCGCTTCGATCCTGGCGCTCACGGGTGGCGCGCTGAGCGCAGCGGAGTCGGAACAGCACATCGAGGACGTGGCCTTCTCGTTCGAAGGCCCGTTCGGGAAATACGACGAGTTCCAGCTCCAGCGCGGCTTGCAGGTCTATACCGAGGTCTGCGCGGCGTGCCACGGGCTGCAATACGTGCCGATCCGGACACTGGCCGACGAAGGCGGTCCCCATCTGCCCGAGGATCAGGTCCGCGCCTACGCGGCCCAATTCACGGCCGTCGACCCTGAGACAGGCGAGGAGCGCGAGGCGACACCCAACGACCACTTCCCGAAATCCGTGCTCGAGAACGCGCCTGACCTGAGCCTCATGGCAAAGGCGCGCGCCGGTTTCCACGGCCCTTACGGGACCGGGATCAACCAGTTCATACAGGGCATCGGCGGACCGGAATACATTGTCTCGATCCTTGCCGGCTATACCGGTGAGGAGGTCGAGCAAGCCGGCACCCTGTTCTACGAGAACACCGCATTTCCCGGCGGATTGATTGCGATGAATCCGCCGCTGTCGGACGATCTGGTTACCTATGCCGACGGGCACGAGGCGACGGTCCACCACATGGCCGAGGACGTCGCGGCGTTTCTCATGTGGGCAGCAGAGCCGAAGATGATGGCACGCAAGCAGGTCGGTTTCGTCGCGGTCCTGTTCCTCGGGCTTCTAACGGTGCTTCTGTACCTGACGAACAAGAAGCTCTGGGCGCCCTACAAGGGCAAGAAGTCCGCCTGA
- the petB gene encoding cytochrome b, whose product MAGIPHDHYEPKSGFEQWLHRRLPIVGLMYDTLMIPTPKNLNWWWIWGIVLTFCLVLQIVTGIVLAMHYTPHVDQAFASIEHIMRNVNGGHMLRYIHANGASLFFLAVYIHIFRGLFYGSYKSPREVTWIIGILIFVAMMGTAFMGYVLPWGQMSFWGATVITGLFGAIPGIGEPIQTWLLGGPAVENATLNRFFSLHYLLPFVIAALVAVHIWAFHTTGNNNPTGVEVRRGSKAEAEKDTLPFWPYFVMKDLFALSLILVVFFAIVGFMPNYLGHPDNYIEANPLATPAHIVPEWYFLPFYAILRAFTGDVWLVQLVQFITFGIVDAKFFGVVAMFGAIIVMALAPWLDTSSVRSGQYRPMFRWWFYLLIIDFVVLMWVGAQPAEGIYTWISLIASAYWFAYFLVILPLLGVIEKPSAPPATIEEDFKAHYAGAETPPPYVSQKPAE is encoded by the coding sequence ATGGCTGGTATTCCGCACGACCATTACGAACCGAAGTCGGGTTTCGAACAGTGGCTTCACCGCCGACTGCCAATCGTCGGCCTCATGTACGACACCCTCATGATCCCGACGCCGAAGAACCTGAACTGGTGGTGGATCTGGGGCATCGTCCTGACCTTCTGTCTCGTGCTGCAGATCGTCACCGGCATTGTTCTGGCGATGCACTACACGCCGCATGTCGATCAGGCCTTCGCCTCGATCGAACACATCATGCGCAACGTGAACGGCGGCCACATGCTCCGCTACATCCACGCGAACGGCGCGTCGCTGTTCTTCCTTGCCGTGTATATCCACATCTTCCGAGGACTTTTCTACGGCTCCTACAAGTCGCCCCGCGAAGTGACATGGATCATCGGCATCCTGATCTTCGTCGCCATGATGGGTACCGCCTTCATGGGCTACGTGCTTCCTTGGGGACAGATGTCGTTCTGGGGCGCCACGGTGATCACCGGCCTCTTCGGCGCGATCCCGGGCATCGGTGAACCGATCCAGACCTGGCTTCTCGGTGGGCCGGCAGTGGAAAACGCCACGCTGAACCGCTTCTTCTCGCTCCACTACCTCCTGCCCTTCGTCATCGCCGCGCTGGTAGCCGTCCACATCTGGGCATTCCACACCACCGGCAACAACAACCCCACGGGCGTCGAGGTCCGCCGCGGTTCGAAGGCTGAAGCCGAGAAGGACACGCTGCCGTTCTGGCCCTATTTCGTGATGAAGGACCTCTTCGCGCTGTCGCTGATCCTCGTAGTCTTCTTCGCGATCGTGGGCTTCATGCCGAACTACCTCGGCCACCCCGACAACTACATCGAGGCGAATCCGCTTGCGACGCCCGCGCATATCGTGCCGGAATGGTACTTCCTGCCCTTCTACGCGATCCTGCGCGCCTTCACCGGCGACGTCTGGCTGGTGCAATTGGTGCAGTTCATCACCTTCGGCATCGTCGACGCCAAGTTCTTCGGCGTTGTTGCGATGTTCGGCGCGATCATCGTGATGGCCTTGGCGCCGTGGCTCGACACCTCGTCGGTGCGATCGGGCCAGTACCGGCCGATGTTCCGCTGGTGGTTCTACCTCCTCATCATCGACTTCGTTGTGTTGATGTGGGTCGGTGCGCAGCCGGCCGAAGGGATCTACACTTGGATCTCGCTCATCGCTTCGGCGTACTGGTTCGCCTACTTCCTGGTGATCCTGCCGCTCCTGGGGGTGATCGAGAAGCCGTCGGCCCCGCCGGCGACGATCGAGGAGGACTTCAAGGCCCACTACGCCGGCGCCGAAACGCCGCCGCCCTACGTTTCGCAGAAGCCCGCAGAGTAA
- the petA gene encoding ubiquinol-cytochrome c reductase iron-sulfur subunit, which produces MSHAEDHAGTRRDFLYYATAGAGTVATGAAVWTLVDQMNPSADVQALSSIFVDVSGVETGTQLTVKWRGKPVFIRRRTQEEIDAARAVDLNDLVDPNAENANIAAEAPATDENRALDEAGEWLVMIGVCTHLGCVPLGDGAGDFGGWFCPCHGSHYDTSGRIRRGPAPENLPVPVAAFTDETTIKLG; this is translated from the coding sequence GTGTCCCACGCAGAAGACCACGCAGGCACCCGGAGGGATTTCCTCTATTACGCTACGGCGGGGGCAGGCACCGTCGCCACCGGCGCCGCCGTTTGGACGCTCGTCGATCAGATGAATCCGTCCGCCGACGTACAGGCGCTCAGCTCGATCTTCGTCGATGTGAGCGGCGTCGAAACCGGCACCCAGCTGACCGTGAAATGGCGCGGCAAGCCGGTCTTCATCCGCCGCCGGACCCAGGAAGAGATCGACGCCGCCCGCGCCGTGGACCTCAATGACCTGGTCGATCCCAATGCCGAAAACGCGAACATCGCCGCCGAAGCGCCTGCGACCGACGAGAACCGTGCGCTGGACGAGGCTGGCGAATGGCTTGTCATGATTGGGGTCTGCACCCATCTCGGCTGCGTGCCCCTGGGCGACGGCGCCGGCGATTTCGGCGGCTGGTTCTGCCCCTGCCACGGCTCGCACTACGATACATCGGGCCGTATCCGCCGTGGTCCCGCGCCAGAGAACCTGCCGGTTCCGGTCGCGGCCTTCACCGACGAAACCACGATCAAACTCGGCTGA
- a CDS encoding glutathione S-transferase translates to MRLYHSPTTPFGRKVVVLLHETGQIDDVEIVEAAGSPVDPGTLPVARNPLGKIPALERPDGPALYDSRVICRYLDARVGGRLYPKEPRLWETLTLEATGDGMLDAAILMLYEIRLRPEEKRFDAWVDGQWSKISRALDALEAMWISHLNGPIDMGQVSVCCALSYLDFRHGQREWRAGHPRLATWHETLSGRDSMKATVPVG, encoded by the coding sequence ATGCGGCTCTATCATTCCCCAACAACGCCGTTCGGGCGCAAGGTCGTGGTGCTTCTGCACGAAACGGGTCAGATCGACGATGTCGAGATTGTCGAAGCCGCCGGATCGCCCGTCGATCCGGGGACCCTGCCTGTCGCTCGCAATCCGCTGGGCAAGATCCCGGCGCTTGAACGCCCCGACGGACCTGCGCTTTACGACAGCAGGGTCATCTGCCGCTACCTCGACGCGCGGGTGGGCGGCCGGCTCTACCCAAAGGAGCCCCGCCTGTGGGAGACGCTGACGCTCGAAGCGACCGGCGACGGCATGCTCGATGCGGCGATCCTGATGCTTTATGAGATCCGGCTCAGGCCCGAGGAGAAGCGCTTTGACGCCTGGGTCGATGGCCAGTGGAGCAAAATCTCCCGCGCACTTGACGCGCTCGAAGCAATGTGGATCAGCCACCTGAACGGTCCGATCGACATGGGCCAGGTCTCCGTGTGCTGTGCGCTGTCCTACCTCGACTTTCGGCACGGACAGCGCGAGTGGCGCGCGGGCCATCCGCGGCTCGCGACGTGGCACGAAACGTTATCCGGACGTGACAGCATGAAGGCCACGGTTCCGGTCGGGTGA
- a CDS encoding FMN-binding negative transcriptional regulator, with protein sequence MHPNPTYRKTPVETSLAFARDRSFGILMINGPEGPLASHVPFVLSEDGRTAELHLVRSNPILRSLAAPVTALLAVSGPDGYVSPDWYGTPDQVPTWNYVAVHLRGTLSAQPSDTLRAQLDRLSAQLENRLLPKPPWRIEKVSDDVLARLLRMIAPCRLDILNVDSTWKLNQNKSAASRCGAADGVCSAGIGSETAALAALMRLAKA encoded by the coding sequence ATGCACCCAAATCCCACCTACAGGAAGACGCCTGTCGAAACGAGCCTTGCCTTCGCCCGCGACCGCAGCTTCGGCATTCTGATGATTAACGGGCCTGAGGGACCGCTCGCTTCGCATGTTCCATTCGTTCTTTCGGAAGACGGCCGCACTGCGGAACTTCACCTGGTCCGCTCAAATCCGATCCTGCGGTCCCTGGCAGCGCCCGTCACCGCGCTTCTTGCCGTCTCGGGACCCGACGGATACGTGTCGCCCGACTGGTACGGAACGCCCGATCAGGTTCCGACATGGAACTATGTCGCGGTCCACCTGCGTGGCACCCTCTCGGCCCAACCCTCCGATACGCTGCGCGCCCAACTCGACCGACTTTCGGCACAGCTCGAGAACCGGCTTCTTCCGAAACCCCCGTGGCGGATCGAGAAGGTCAGCGACGATGTGCTTGCCCGTCTGCTTCGCATGATCGCGCCTTGCCGCCTGGACATATTGAACGTCGACAGTACCTGGAAGCTCAACCAGAACAAATCTGCGGCATCACGATGCGGCGCGGCTGACGGCGTCTGCTCCGCCGGAATAGGCTCTGAAACCGCGGCATTGGCGGCGCTGATGCGGCTGGCAAAGGCGTAG
- a CDS encoding 6,7-dimethyl-8-ribityllumazine synthase, whose translation MDDTHTRYAFIKASWHADVVDRALVGFRGMIPSDDFDVFDIPGAFEIPLVARDLARTGRYGAIIGAAFVVDGGIYRHDFVASTVVDGLMRAQMDADVPVLSAVLTPHNHQEPEAHDAFFRDHFELKGREAASAALALVKTRARRAA comes from the coding sequence ATGGATGACACACACACCCGCTATGCCTTTATCAAGGCCAGTTGGCACGCCGACGTCGTCGACCGGGCGCTGGTCGGCTTCCGAGGGATGATCCCCAGCGACGACTTCGACGTGTTCGACATACCGGGCGCGTTCGAAATCCCGCTAGTGGCGCGCGATTTAGCCCGCACCGGCCGCTATGGCGCGATCATCGGGGCGGCCTTCGTCGTCGATGGCGGAATCTATCGGCACGATTTCGTCGCCTCCACCGTCGTTGATGGCCTCATGCGCGCGCAGATGGATGCGGACGTGCCGGTCCTTTCGGCGGTGCTGACGCCGCACAACCATCAGGAACCCGAAGCTCACGACGCATTTTTCAGGGACCATTTCGAGCTGAAAGGACGCGAAGCCGCCTCCGCGGCGCTCGCGCTCGTCAAGACGCGGGCCCGCCGTGCGGCCTGA
- a CDS encoding c-type cytochrome, with amino-acid sequence MRRIRVLVTGMLLNGLLAWTASAQDVDIGAELYTDYCAACHGASGMGDGDMANMMTIPAPNLTLLASENDGDFPMLKMIHIIDGRTGVRAHGGPMPVFGRVFDSDGMGPENPYGSVLEVRGRVLSLALYLESIQK; translated from the coding sequence ATGCGAAGGATTCGAGTGCTGGTTACGGGAATGCTGCTGAACGGACTGCTCGCGTGGACAGCGTCCGCGCAAGACGTCGATATCGGCGCGGAGCTCTACACTGACTACTGCGCAGCCTGTCACGGCGCCAGCGGCATGGGCGACGGCGACATGGCCAACATGATGACAATTCCGGCTCCAAATCTGACGCTCCTCGCCAGCGAGAATGACGGCGACTTCCCGATGCTGAAGATGATCCACATCATCGATGGCCGCACCGGAGTGCGCGCGCACGGCGGGCCGATGCCGGTATTCGGTCGGGTCTTTGATTCGGATGGCATGGGGCCCGAAAACCCCTACGGGTCGGTTCTTGAGGTGCGCGGGCGCGTCCTGTCGCTCGCCCTCTACCTTGAATCGATTCAGAAGTAG
- the mtaB gene encoding tRNA (N(6)-L-threonylcarbamoyladenosine(37)-C(2))-methylthiotransferase MtaB, with the protein MSAPVFSTLGCRLNAYETEAMRELVGEAGIEGAVVVNTCAVTAEAVRKAKQEIRRLRRENPDANLIVTGCAAQTEPGTFAAMPEVTRVIGNTEKMRVETWRALKTPDLVGETERVMVDDIMSVTETAGHLIDGFGRHRAYVQIQNGCDHRCTFCIIPYGRGNSRSVPAGVVVDQIKRLVDKGFLEVVLTGVDLTSWGADLPGQPRLGDLVMRILRLVPDLARLRISSIDSIEADENLMQAIATEPRLMPHLHLSLQHGDDLILKRMKRRHLRDDAIRFCENARRLRPDIVFGADIIAGFPTETEAMLENSLKLVEECGLTFLHVFPYSRRDGTPAARMPQVKGPAIKERAARLRAAGDTALTRHLAAQAGRTHRILTESPRMGRTEQFTEVGFAADQPEGAIVTARIIGATDGRLMA; encoded by the coding sequence ATGAGCGCGCCGGTCTTCTCCACCTTGGGCTGCCGTCTCAACGCGTACGAAACGGAGGCGATGAGGGAACTCGTGGGCGAGGCCGGCATCGAGGGCGCGGTTGTGGTGAACACTTGCGCGGTAACAGCCGAAGCGGTGCGGAAGGCCAAGCAGGAAATCCGCAGGCTTCGGCGCGAGAACCCGGATGCAAATCTGATCGTCACCGGCTGCGCCGCGCAGACGGAGCCCGGCACTTTTGCCGCGATGCCGGAAGTCACCCGCGTCATCGGGAACACTGAAAAGATGCGGGTGGAGACCTGGCGCGCGCTGAAGACACCCGATCTCGTCGGCGAGACCGAACGCGTCATGGTCGACGACATCATGTCCGTTACCGAAACGGCGGGACACCTTATTGACGGTTTTGGCCGGCATAGAGCCTATGTTCAGATCCAAAACGGCTGTGACCACCGCTGCACGTTCTGCATCATCCCCTACGGGCGCGGCAATTCAAGATCCGTCCCCGCGGGTGTCGTTGTCGATCAGATCAAGCGGCTGGTCGACAAGGGCTTCCTCGAAGTCGTGCTGACCGGCGTTGACCTCACGAGCTGGGGCGCCGATCTGCCCGGCCAGCCGCGGCTCGGCGATCTCGTGATGCGCATCCTGCGCCTCGTGCCCGACCTCGCGCGGCTCCGCATCTCCTCGATCGACTCGATCGAGGCGGACGAGAATCTGATGCAGGCGATCGCGACGGAGCCGCGCCTCATGCCGCATTTGCATCTCTCGCTCCAGCACGGCGACGACCTGATCCTCAAGCGCATGAAGCGGCGGCACCTGCGCGACGACGCGATCCGCTTCTGCGAGAATGCCCGGCGCCTGCGCCCCGACATCGTCTTCGGCGCCGATATCATCGCCGGCTTCCCGACCGAGACCGAAGCGATGCTCGAAAACTCGCTGAAACTGGTTGAGGAATGCGGCCTGACCTTCCTGCACGTCTTTCCCTATTCGCGCCGCGACGGCACTCCGGCGGCACGGATGCCTCAGGTCAAGGGTCCGGCAATCAAGGAACGCGCCGCGCGGCTGCGGGCGGCAGGCGACACAGCGCTCACCCGGCACCTTGCCGCACAGGCCGGCCGCACACACCGCATCCTGACCGAAAGCCCTCGCATGGGGCGAACCGAACAATTTACCGAAGTCGGTTTCGCTGCGGATCAGCCCGAAGGCGCGATTGTCACTGCGCGGATCATCGGGGCGACGGACGGCAGATTAATGGCCTGA
- the dapF gene encoding diaminopimelate epimerase — MKDTRSSQGLPFMKMHGAGNDFVIIDSRGLPTATTPALAAALGDRNRGVGFDQLAEIRDVDGSDFALDFWNSDGSRAGACGNASRCVADFVMTGLGRDRVTFVTERGTLGAERRPDGLVSVNMGAPILDWAGVPLSDAVDLLHLPIEGDPAAVGMGNPHCVFFVDDVEAVEVAKVGSAIENHPLFPSATNVEFASLTGLDRLRMRVWERGAGITLACGSGACATAVAAHLRGLTGRRVAIDLDGGTLEIDWRDDGVWMTGPSAHVFDGWLTPAYLAEHA, encoded by the coding sequence ATGAAGGATACACGCTCCTCTCAGGGCCTACCGTTCATGAAGATGCACGGCGCGGGCAACGACTTTGTGATCATCGATTCACGGGGTCTTCCGACCGCGACAACGCCCGCGCTGGCTGCGGCGCTTGGTGACCGAAACCGAGGGGTGGGTTTCGACCAGCTCGCCGAAATTCGCGATGTGGACGGCTCCGATTTCGCACTCGATTTCTGGAACTCCGATGGCAGCAGGGCCGGTGCCTGCGGCAACGCCTCTCGGTGTGTGGCCGATTTCGTGATGACAGGGCTCGGTCGCGATCGCGTCACTTTCGTCACCGAACGTGGAACACTCGGCGCCGAGCGCCGCCCAGACGGTCTCGTCAGCGTCAACATGGGCGCACCGATCCTCGACTGGGCAGGCGTGCCGCTTTCCGATGCGGTCGACCTGCTTCACCTGCCGATCGAGGGCGACCCTGCCGCCGTCGGGATGGGCAACCCGCATTGCGTGTTCTTCGTCGACGACGTCGAGGCAGTCGAAGTTGCGAAAGTGGGCTCCGCGATAGAGAACCACCCACTTTTCCCGAGCGCCACCAACGTGGAGTTCGCGAGCCTTACCGGCCTCGACCGCTTGCGGATGCGGGTCTGGGAACGCGGCGCAGGCATCACGCTCGCCTGCGGCTCTGGCGCCTGCGCGACCGCAGTCGCTGCGCATCTGCGGGGGCTGACCGGCAGGCGGGTCGCGATTGACCTCGACGGTGGCACGTTGGAGATCGACTGGCGCGACGATGGCGTCTGGATGACCGGCCCGAGCGCGCATGTCTTCGACGGGTGGCTGACGCCCGCGTACCTCGCAGAACACGCATGA
- a CDS encoding LysR family transcriptional regulator — protein sequence MIGNVFTLKQLEALVWVADLGSFRRAAQHLNTTQPNISSRIAGLEDTLGMTLMLRDAGSVRMTEKGKEILQIARKVLRRSEELIEVARRLDLVEDRLRLGVTEMVACTWLHRYLRRLKNSYPGVSVELTVDLSRNLDKAVGSGGLDLAIQTAPFGSAASGVIELGDYPYVWVAEKGIAAGLTGTVRVEDLIPLNILTHARHTQAFVELAEYAEAQALPTTRFVPSSSLSSCLPMALDGLGVALLPRVLVDGEVNAGRLVILDVDWTPSPLRFAARYQAEKVARYVEHSARIAAEIATEFLKDGVH from the coding sequence ATGATAGGCAACGTGTTCACACTCAAACAGCTCGAGGCGCTCGTCTGGGTGGCCGATCTCGGCAGTTTCCGCAGGGCGGCGCAGCATCTCAACACGACCCAGCCCAATATCTCGTCGCGGATTGCGGGGCTCGAAGACACGCTGGGCATGACCTTGATGCTTCGCGATGCCGGATCGGTCCGCATGACCGAGAAAGGCAAGGAGATACTCCAGATCGCGCGCAAGGTACTCCGGCGGTCCGAAGAACTGATTGAAGTGGCAAGGCGACTCGATCTGGTCGAGGACCGTCTGAGGCTGGGCGTGACCGAAATGGTCGCCTGCACCTGGCTGCACAGGTACCTGCGGCGGTTGAAAAACAGTTATCCCGGTGTGTCGGTTGAACTGACGGTCGACTTGTCGCGCAACCTCGACAAGGCCGTCGGCAGCGGCGGGCTTGACCTCGCGATCCAGACGGCGCCGTTCGGTTCAGCCGCCAGCGGTGTCATCGAATTGGGGGATTACCCTTACGTCTGGGTCGCGGAGAAAGGCATTGCCGCTGGTCTGACCGGCACCGTCCGGGTCGAGGATCTGATCCCCCTCAACATTCTTACCCATGCGCGTCACACCCAGGCTTTTGTCGAGCTTGCCGAATATGCCGAGGCGCAGGCGTTGCCCACGACGCGGTTCGTACCATCCAGCAGCCTGTCCTCCTGCCTGCCAATGGCACTCGACGGACTGGGCGTCGCCCTGCTGCCCAGGGTCTTGGTCGACGGGGAGGTCAATGCCGGGCGGCTGGTCATTCTGGATGTGGACTGGACGCCTTCGCCTCTGCGCTTCGCAGCCAGATATCAGGCCGAGAAGGTGGCGCGTTATGTCGAGCATTCCGCCCGGATCGCCGCCGAGATCGCCACAGAATTTTTGAAGGATGGCGTGCACTGA
- a CDS encoding hydantoinase/oxoprolinase family protein — MKTSSIRLGVDIGGTFTDVVLEKGGESYSTKVLTTYAAPENAIIDGMHQVCVKAGITPSDVGQIIHGTTLATNALIERRGAKTALITTQGFRDVIEMRTESRFEQYDLNLNLPEPLLPRQMRYTVSERVDARGNVLVPLDRTEVENVVTRIAEAGYESVAVGLIHSYLNDAHERMIRDVLAERLPDVMVSISSEVSPQMREYERFNTVVGNAYIKPLMKSYLGRLEGRLRAEGARCNIFLMHSGGGIISIESAADFPVRLVESGPAGGAVFAANIAARYGLDKVLSFDMGGTTAKICLIKNQTPKTSRVFEVARTYRFKKGSGMPISIPVIEMVEIGAGGGSLAHVDSMRQIRVGPESAGSEPGPACYGRGGAKPAVTDADLILGKLDPDNFAGGSIKLETDSSEAALTSVLGDVLEMDAATAAFGLAEVVDENMANAARVHAVENGEDLSEYTMIAFGGAAPLHAGRLCEKLGVTRLLVPPGAGVGSAIGFLRAPFSFEANRSVYMKLSNFDGEKIKLLLSDLKAEATGFVRTCDADSEILSEFKVYMRYTGQGWEIPIVLSEAQAMNPDVETFERIFEAGYTKLFGRPVAGMDVEITVWSVNATTPLEKAARVAPEKGNGAAPIKGPRRMFDPALADFVDASVVLRCEMAQGSQAAGPVAITEDETTIIVPSSRRAIRQPDGCIDVLVKA; from the coding sequence ATGAAGACTTCTTCGATTCGGCTGGGTGTGGATATCGGCGGAACGTTCACGGATGTCGTGCTGGAAAAGGGTGGCGAGTCGTACTCCACCAAGGTCCTGACAACCTATGCAGCCCCTGAAAACGCGATCATCGACGGGATGCATCAGGTTTGCGTAAAGGCCGGGATCACGCCGTCGGACGTCGGCCAGATCATCCACGGCACAACGCTCGCCACCAACGCTCTGATCGAGCGGCGCGGGGCCAAGACGGCGCTGATCACGACGCAAGGCTTTCGCGACGTGATCGAGATGCGGACCGAATCCCGGTTCGAACAGTACGACTTGAACCTGAACTTGCCAGAGCCGCTCTTGCCGCGGCAGATGCGCTACACCGTGTCTGAACGGGTCGATGCGCGTGGCAATGTGCTGGTGCCGCTGGACCGCACCGAGGTTGAAAACGTCGTCACGCGGATCGCCGAGGCGGGATATGAAAGCGTCGCCGTCGGTCTCATTCATTCCTATCTCAACGACGCGCACGAGCGGATGATCCGTGACGTTCTGGCAGAAAGGCTGCCCGACGTGATGGTCTCGATATCTTCCGAGGTCAGCCCGCAGATGCGCGAGTACGAGCGTTTCAACACCGTCGTTGGCAACGCCTATATCAAGCCCTTGATGAAGTCCTATCTGGGCCGGCTGGAGGGTCGTCTCCGCGCTGAGGGTGCGCGCTGCAACATCTTCCTGATGCATTCGGGCGGTGGCATCATCTCGATCGAAAGTGCCGCCGATTTCCCGGTCCGTCTGGTGGAATCCGGACCGGCCGGAGGGGCGGTCTTTGCCGCCAACATTGCTGCCCGCTACGGGCTCGACAAGGTGCTGAGCTTCGACATGGGCGGCACTACGGCCAAGATCTGCCTCATCAAGAACCAAACGCCGAAGACCAGCCGCGTGTTCGAGGTCGCCCGGACTTACCGGTTCAAGAAAGGTTCCGGCATGCCCATATCGATCCCGGTGATCGAGATGGTGGAGATCGGCGCAGGGGGCGGTTCGCTTGCCCATGTGGACAGCATGCGGCAAATCCGGGTCGGGCCGGAGAGTGCCGGATCGGAACCCGGCCCCGCCTGCTACGGCCGGGGCGGCGCGAAACCTGCCGTCACCGATGCCGACCTCATTCTCGGCAAGCTCGACCCCGACAATTTCGCCGGCGGCTCGATCAAGCTTGAGACCGACAGTTCCGAGGCGGCGCTGACGTCCGTTCTTGGCGACGTTCTGGAGATGGATGCCGCGACGGCGGCCTTCGGTCTGGCCGAAGTCGTGGACGAGAACATGGCCAATGCCGCCCGCGTGCATGCGGTCGAAAATGGCGAAGATCTGAGCGAATACACGATGATCGCCTTCGGCGGAGCGGCTCCCCTTCACGCCGGGCGGCTTTGCGAAAAGCTGGGTGTGACGCGCCTCCTGGTTCCGCCCGGGGCGGGTGTCGGATCGGCGATCGGTTTCCTGCGCGCGCCGTTCAGTTTCGAGGCCAACCGTTCAGTCTACATGAAGCTGTCGAATTTCGACGGCGAGAAGATCAAGTTGCTTTTGTCCGACCTGAAGGCCGAGGCAACCGGTTTCGTGCGAACATGCGATGCGGACAGCGAAATCCTGTCGGAATTCAAGGTTTACATGCGTTACACAGGTCAAGGCTGGGAAATACCGATCGTGCTAAGTGAAGCGCAGGCCATGAACCCTGATGTCGAGACGTTTGAACGGATTTTCGAGGCCGGCTACACCAAGCTCTTTGGCCGTCCGGTCGCGGGCATGGATGTCGAAATCACCGTCTGGTCTGTCAACGCCACCACGCCACTCGAGAAGGCCGCCCGCGTGGCTCCCGAAAAGGGCAACGGCGCTGCGCCAATCAAGGGCCCGCGCCGGATGT